One region of Bosea sp. 29B genomic DNA includes:
- a CDS encoding helix-turn-helix domain-containing protein — protein sequence MMEISTSGLEREDPLGFWSQTVLKRMAVDRRDEAATPFHARLRRAAGEAGEFWDHFSTQVRVERSQHRCRADNGDEIYVGLVLDGRSEVSFDDDRLLLRAGDVYVSDFSRPIRANWLEHRELGVVFQRSTGRQNVGRLAQGGAVKLLISHLRTLATEMNALSADERSAAVDIAVRFARLALAGDAARTMECDRPSLLAATRQLIAQRHADPELTVESLATALGCSRASLYRAFEHEPAGVAAAIWAARLQHAGDLLLAEPATAIGSVAFRSGFLDQANFNRMFRREFGMAPGEFREAARHRQASAR from the coding sequence ATGATGGAGATTTCGACCAGCGGGCTCGAGCGGGAAGACCCGCTCGGTTTCTGGTCGCAGACCGTGCTCAAGCGCATGGCGGTCGACAGGCGCGACGAAGCGGCTACGCCTTTTCATGCGCGGCTGAGGCGGGCTGCCGGCGAGGCTGGAGAATTCTGGGATCATTTCTCGACGCAGGTGCGTGTCGAGCGCTCGCAGCATCGCTGTCGCGCCGACAATGGCGATGAGATCTATGTCGGTCTTGTCCTGGACGGCCGGTCCGAGGTGAGTTTCGACGATGATCGCCTGCTGCTCCGGGCAGGTGACGTCTATGTCAGCGATTTCTCGCGGCCGATCCGGGCGAACTGGCTGGAGCACCGGGAGCTCGGCGTGGTGTTCCAGCGAAGCACCGGCCGCCAGAACGTCGGGCGCCTGGCGCAAGGCGGCGCGGTCAAACTCCTGATCTCCCATCTGCGCACCCTCGCAACCGAGATGAATGCGCTGTCTGCCGACGAGCGGAGCGCTGCCGTCGACATCGCCGTCCGGTTCGCGCGCCTCGCGCTTGCCGGCGACGCTGCCCGCACGATGGAGTGCGACCGGCCATCGCTTCTGGCCGCGACCCGCCAGTTGATCGCGCAGCGCCATGCCGACCCGGAGCTGACCGTCGAATCCCTGGCGACCGCATTGGGCTGTTCTCGCGCCTCGCTCTATCGTGCCTTCGAGCACGAGCCGGCGGGCGTTGCTGCGGCGATCTGGGCCGCGCGGCTGCAACATGCCGGCGACCTCCTGCTGGCGGAGCCCGCGACGGCGATCGGCTCGGTCGCATTCAGGTCGGGTTTCCTCGATCAGGCCAATTTCAACCGGATGTTCCGGCGCGAGTTCGGCATGGCGCCCGGAGAATTCCGGGAAGCGGCGAGGCACAGGCAAGCCAGCGCGCGCTGA
- a CDS encoding bifunctional 2',3'-cyclic-nucleotide 2'-phosphodiesterase/3'-nucleotidase produces MDRAPRFSRRDTLKAGAAIAAAGALATPLAAQAPAKLKLRLLETSDLHVNVVPYDYFRDAPDDTVGLAKTANLIKAAQAEAKNSLLFDNGDFLQGSSLGDFVAYKKGLKAGETHPMIAAMNALPYQCGTLGNHEFNYGLEFLEHGLARAEFPIVCANVDRVGGGTLIEPWRIFEQSFEDEAGTRHVLNIAVIGFVPPQIMQWDKGNLDRKVTATDIVDAAQKYLPEIALAHPDLTIALCHSGIAGGERKGGEENAALHLARLDGIDVVLTGHQHLVFPGGKAFDGIPGVDNKKGSLHGKPACQPGFWGSHVGIVDLELEKRDGRWRIADFKVDPKPIYERTPDRKIVPKAEVEAAVLATVKADHEATLSYMREPVGTTSAPINSYFALVADDPSVQIVAEAQIAYAKPLMAQTPHKDLPVLSAAAPFKSGGRAGPAFFTDIPAGPIAIKNVADIYLYPNTVQIVKVTGAQIREWLERSAGIFNRIDVAKSEEQPLINPGFPAFNFDVIDGVTYQIDVTQASRYDGDGKLVVPDAHRIVDLAFQGKPIDEKAEFIVVTNNYRASGGGNFPGTKTTVLLEAPDLNRDVIVRFIIEKKTINPAADNNWSLKPLPANVNVTFPTAPAAVSKKPETLKAQPVGDAGEGFVKYRLGG; encoded by the coding sequence ATGGACCGCGCCCCCCGTTTCAGCCGCCGTGACACGCTCAAGGCCGGGGCCGCCATCGCCGCGGCGGGAGCGCTGGCCACACCGTTGGCAGCGCAGGCCCCAGCCAAGCTCAAGCTCCGGCTGCTGGAGACCAGCGACCTCCATGTCAACGTCGTGCCTTACGACTACTTCCGTGACGCGCCCGACGACACGGTCGGCCTCGCCAAGACCGCGAACCTGATCAAGGCCGCCCAGGCTGAGGCGAAGAACAGCCTGCTCTTCGACAATGGCGACTTCCTGCAGGGCTCCTCGCTCGGCGATTTCGTCGCCTACAAGAAGGGGCTGAAGGCCGGCGAGACCCATCCGATGATCGCCGCGATGAACGCCCTGCCCTATCAGTGCGGCACGCTCGGCAATCACGAGTTCAACTACGGGCTGGAATTCCTCGAGCACGGCCTCGCCCGCGCCGAGTTCCCGATCGTCTGCGCCAATGTCGACCGGGTCGGCGGCGGCACGCTGATCGAGCCCTGGCGCATCTTCGAGCAGAGCTTCGAGGACGAGGCCGGGACGAGGCATGTCCTCAACATCGCGGTGATCGGCTTCGTGCCGCCGCAGATCATGCAGTGGGACAAGGGCAATCTCGACCGCAAGGTGACGGCGACCGACATCGTCGACGCCGCGCAAAAGTACCTGCCGGAGATCGCGCTCGCACATCCCGACCTCACCATCGCGCTCTGCCATTCCGGCATCGCCGGCGGCGAGCGCAAGGGCGGCGAGGAGAATGCGGCGCTGCATCTCGCCAGGCTCGACGGCATCGACGTCGTGCTGACCGGCCACCAGCACCTCGTCTTCCCCGGCGGCAAGGCCTTCGACGGCATTCCCGGCGTCGACAACAAGAAGGGCTCACTGCACGGCAAGCCGGCCTGCCAGCCGGGCTTCTGGGGCTCGCATGTCGGCATCGTCGACCTGGAGCTGGAAAAGCGCGACGGGCGCTGGCGCATCGCCGATTTCAAGGTCGATCCCAAGCCGATCTATGAGCGCACGCCCGACCGCAAGATCGTGCCGAAGGCGGAGGTCGAAGCCGCCGTGCTTGCGACAGTGAAGGCCGACCACGAGGCAACGCTGAGCTATATGCGCGAGCCGGTCGGCACCACGAGCGCCCCGATCAACAGCTATTTCGCCCTCGTCGCCGACGACCCGTCGGTGCAGATCGTGGCGGAGGCGCAGATCGCCTATGCCAAGCCGCTGATGGCGCAGACGCCGCACAAGGACTTACCCGTCCTCTCGGCCGCGGCACCGTTCAAGTCGGGCGGGCGCGCCGGGCCGGCCTTCTTCACCGACATTCCGGCCGGGCCGATCGCAATCAAGAACGTCGCCGATATCTATCTCTACCCGAACACGGTGCAGATCGTGAAAGTCACCGGCGCGCAGATCCGCGAATGGCTGGAGCGCTCGGCCGGCATCTTCAATCGTATCGACGTGGCGAAATCCGAGGAGCAGCCGCTGATCAATCCCGGCTTCCCGGCCTTCAATTTCGACGTGATCGACGGCGTCACCTACCAGATCGACGTGACTCAAGCCTCGCGCTATGACGGCGACGGCAAGCTGGTCGTGCCCGACGCCCATCGCATCGTCGATCTCGCTTTTCAGGGCAAGCCGATCGACGAAAAGGCCGAGTTCATCGTCGTCACCAACAACTACCGCGCCTCTGGCGGCGGCAATTTCCCGGGCACCAAGACGACGGTGCTGCTGGAGGCGCCCGACCTCAATCGCGACGTGATCGTGCGCTTCATCATCGAGAAGAAGACGATCAACCCCGCAGCCGACAACAACTGGTCGCTGAAGCCGCTGCCGGCGAACGTCAACGTCACCTTCCCGACCGCTCCGGCCGCCGTGAGCAAGAAGCCGGAGACGCTGAAGGCGCAGCCGGTCGGCGATGCCGGCGAGGGTTTCGTGAAATACCGGCTGGGCGGCTGA
- a CDS encoding AprI/Inh family metalloprotease inhibitor — protein MPSLSRLSAMLFARFARHVVVAAGLTLILASHPASAQSGRGGSFAGTWSVQVADAFGSRQSCSIELTGPGSIMGAHRANPRGCGSALVSVSRWQAQRGGISLNDISDRPLIMLRFGRGGLFGADEAGRPIRLTASGMQSGYGSDLPSFGSAPFSSGCSVYYGQSQRCAESRDLAAPRLAPGQTATVRIVYPFNLRQFPSLGAPALALIPVDTCIVADSCARQSDGAEWCRMRWSGLTGYVVKTFERDGRRRILFSNGCGPG, from the coding sequence GTGCCCAGCCTAAGCCGCTTGTCTGCAATGCTCTTCGCCCGGTTTGCGCGACATGTGGTCGTTGCTGCCGGCCTGACGCTTATCCTCGCCTCTCATCCCGCCTCGGCGCAATCGGGGCGGGGCGGTTCCTTCGCGGGCACCTGGTCTGTGCAGGTTGCGGACGCCTTCGGGAGCCGGCAGAGCTGCAGCATCGAGCTGACGGGGCCGGGCAGCATCATGGGGGCGCATCGCGCCAACCCTCGCGGCTGCGGATCAGCCCTCGTCAGCGTGTCGCGCTGGCAGGCACAGCGCGGCGGCATTTCGCTGAACGACATTTCCGATCGGCCGCTCATCATGCTGCGCTTCGGGCGGGGAGGGTTGTTCGGAGCCGACGAGGCCGGGCGTCCGATCCGGCTGACCGCCTCCGGGATGCAGTCCGGCTATGGGAGCGACTTGCCGTCATTCGGATCCGCACCGTTCTCTTCGGGATGCTCGGTCTATTACGGGCAGTCGCAGCGCTGCGCGGAGTCCAGGGACCTTGCAGCGCCGCGGCTCGCGCCGGGACAGACCGCGACGGTCAGGATCGTCTATCCGTTCAACCTTCGCCAGTTCCCGTCTCTTGGAGCCCCGGCGCTGGCGCTCATCCCAGTCGATACCTGCATCGTCGCCGATTCCTGCGCGCGGCAGAGCGACGGAGCCGAGTGGTGCCGCATGCGCTGGTCGGGTCTCACCGGCTACGTCGTGAAGACCTTCGAGCGCGACGGGCGGCGCCGGATTCTCTTTTCGAACGGCTGCGGGCCCGGGTGA
- a CDS encoding ABC transporter ATP-binding protein: protein MLARFFAYYRPHRGLFLLDFGCAVVSGLLELGFPIAVKLFVDQLLPSGNWSLIVLASLGLMVIYLVNAGLMVVVTYWGHMLGINIETEMRRKAFDHLQKLSFGWFDNQKTGHLVGRLTKDLEEIGEVAHHGPEDLFIAVMTFIGAFVLMLMVHPQLALITAMIVPLIAWLTSRYGRRMTANWQKLFGSVGSFNARIEENVGGIRVVQAFANEEHERSLFAVDNQRYRRTKLDAYRLMAASTSLSYFGMRLTQMAVMIAGAYYVLIGDLTAGGFVGFLLLVTVFFRPIEKINSVIETYPKGIAGFRRYTEFLDTRPDIADLPGAIAVSDLKGDIAYENVSFGYTPDRKILRGIDLTIRAGETIAFVGPSGAGKTTICSLLPRFYDVESGKITIDGIDIRQMTLASLRGQIGIVQQDVFLFAGTLRENIAYGKLTASEDEIVEAARRARLDEMIARLPDGLDTVIGERGVKLSGGQKQRLAIARMFLKNPPILILDEATSALDTETERAIQASLAELSKGRTTLVIAHRLATIQDADRIIVIDESGVAEQGRHQELVLRPGIYRRLHEAQYGGRAS from the coding sequence ATGCTCGCCCGCTTCTTCGCCTATTACCGCCCGCATCGCGGGCTCTTCCTGCTCGACTTCGGCTGCGCCGTCGTGTCCGGCCTGCTCGAGCTCGGCTTTCCCATCGCGGTGAAGCTCTTCGTCGACCAGCTGTTGCCGAGCGGGAACTGGAGCCTGATCGTGCTGGCCTCGCTCGGCCTGATGGTGATCTATCTGGTCAATGCCGGCCTGATGGTGGTGGTGACCTATTGGGGCCACATGCTCGGCATCAACATCGAGACCGAGATGCGCCGCAAGGCGTTCGACCATCTGCAGAAGCTCTCCTTCGGCTGGTTCGACAACCAGAAGACCGGCCATCTTGTCGGGCGCCTGACCAAGGATCTCGAAGAGATCGGCGAGGTCGCCCATCACGGGCCGGAAGATTTGTTCATCGCGGTGATGACCTTCATCGGCGCCTTCGTGCTGATGCTGATGGTGCATCCGCAGTTGGCGCTGATCACCGCGATGATCGTGCCGCTGATCGCCTGGCTGACCAGCCGCTATGGCCGGCGGATGACGGCGAACTGGCAGAAGCTGTTCGGCAGCGTCGGCTCGTTCAACGCCCGGATCGAAGAGAATGTCGGCGGCATCCGCGTCGTCCAGGCCTTCGCCAATGAGGAGCACGAGCGCAGCCTTTTCGCGGTCGACAACCAGCGCTATCGCCGCACCAAGCTCGACGCCTACCGGCTGATGGCGGCTTCGACCTCGCTCTCCTATTTCGGCATGCGCCTGACCCAGATGGCGGTAATGATCGCCGGCGCCTATTACGTGCTGATCGGCGACCTGACTGCCGGCGGCTTCGTCGGCTTCCTGCTGCTGGTCACCGTGTTCTTCCGGCCGATCGAGAAGATCAATTCGGTGATCGAGACCTATCCGAAGGGGATCGCCGGCTTCCGGCGCTATACCGAGTTCCTCGATACGCGGCCTGATATCGCCGACCTGCCCGGCGCCATCGCCGTCTCCGATCTCAAGGGCGACATCGCCTATGAGAATGTCAGCTTCGGCTATACGCCCGACCGCAAGATCCTCCGGGGTATCGACCTTACGATCCGCGCCGGCGAAACCATCGCCTTCGTCGGGCCGTCAGGGGCCGGCAAGACCACGATCTGCTCGCTGCTGCCGCGCTTCTACGACGTCGAGAGTGGCAAGATCACCATAGACGGCATCGATATCCGCCAGATGACGCTGGCCTCGCTGCGCGGCCAGATCGGCATCGTCCAGCAGGACGTCTTCCTCTTCGCCGGAACGCTGCGCGAGAACATCGCCTATGGCAAACTGACAGCGAGCGAGGACGAGATCGTCGAGGCGGCCAGGCGCGCCCGGCTCGACGAGATGATCGCGCGTTTGCCTGATGGCCTCGACACGGTGATCGGCGAGCGCGGCGTCAAGCTCTCGGGCGGGCAGAAGCAGCGCCTCGCCATCGCTCGGATGTTCCTGAAGAATCCGCCGATCCTGATCCTGGACGAGGCGACCTCGGCGCTCGACACCGAGACCGAGCGCGCCATCCAGGCTTCGCTCGCCGAACTGTCGAAGGGCCGGACCACGCTGGTGATCGCGCATCGCCTTGCGACGATCCAGGACGCCGACCGCATCATCGTCATCGACGAAAGCGGCGTCGCCGAGCAGGGCCGGCATCAGGAGCTGGTGCTGCGGCCGGGGATCTACCGGCGCCTGCACGAGGCGCAATATGGCGGCCGGGCGAGCTGA
- a CDS encoding nuclear transport factor 2 family protein yields MNANTSSLSAMELLERMFAVEMRFLQQDEADLDLLATAFHPDVVVHEPASLPYAGDWRGLGGIGRLFRTMREIWSDLSVDGLQPAKTGDTVFMSCTLRLTARINGRTITQPFAEVLRFEDGRLIEGTPFYFDTAAIRAALA; encoded by the coding sequence ATGAATGCCAACACCAGCAGCTTGTCCGCCATGGAGCTGCTCGAACGCATGTTCGCTGTGGAGATGCGTTTCCTGCAGCAGGACGAGGCCGATCTCGACCTGCTCGCGACCGCCTTCCATCCCGATGTCGTCGTGCATGAGCCGGCATCGCTGCCCTATGCCGGCGACTGGCGCGGGCTGGGCGGGATCGGACGCCTGTTCAGGACGATGCGCGAGATCTGGAGCGATCTCTCGGTCGATGGTCTGCAGCCGGCGAAGACCGGTGATACCGTCTTCATGAGCTGCACCTTGCGCCTCACCGCACGTATTAACGGCAGGACAATCACACAGCCTTTCGCGGAAGTGCTGCGTTTTGAGGACGGCCGGCTGATCGAGGGCACTCCTTTCTACTTCGATACGGCGGCGATCAGGGCTGCGCTGGCCTGA
- a CDS encoding MaoC family dehydratase N-terminal domain-containing protein → MDHLKSWIGRTEQASDLITSRLVASYEATFSPHLAPYPQGEAPLALHWCLAPPISPMAALGPDGHAAKGKFLPPVPLPRRMWAGGRIETIAPLRAGDEVIRRSAISDVSYKDGRTGPLCFVAVDHELVTARGVALRERHNIVYREATQPSSEPPAAAAEPRPADLTWTVEADPVLLFRYSALTFNGHRIHYDQPYVTGVEGYAGLIVHGPIQATLIMNIIATLSGGEPIRLDYRGLAPLIAGEAFQVKAKRLPDGTIAAWTEGADGRVRMEGVSR, encoded by the coding sequence ATCGACCATCTGAAATCCTGGATCGGCAGGACTGAACAGGCATCCGACCTGATTACGTCGCGGCTCGTCGCCAGCTACGAGGCGACGTTCTCTCCTCACCTGGCGCCCTACCCACAAGGCGAAGCGCCGCTCGCCCTGCATTGGTGCCTCGCGCCGCCGATCTCGCCGATGGCGGCGCTCGGACCGGACGGGCACGCAGCCAAGGGCAAATTCCTGCCGCCGGTCCCCCTGCCGCGGCGGATGTGGGCGGGCGGGCGGATCGAGACGATCGCGCCCTTGCGAGCCGGCGACGAGGTCATCCGCCGATCGGCTATCAGCGACGTCTCCTACAAGGACGGCCGCACCGGTCCGCTCTGCTTCGTCGCGGTCGACCATGAGCTCGTCACGGCTCGTGGCGTCGCGCTGCGCGAGCGGCACAACATCGTCTATCGCGAGGCGACCCAGCCGAGCTCCGAGCCGCCGGCTGCGGCTGCCGAGCCGCGCCCGGCCGACCTGACCTGGACGGTCGAGGCAGACCCGGTGCTGCTGTTCCGCTATTCGGCGCTCACCTTCAACGGCCACCGCATTCATTACGACCAGCCTTATGTCACCGGCGTCGAGGGCTATGCCGGGCTCATCGTGCATGGGCCGATCCAGGCGACGCTGATCATGAACATCATCGCCACCCTCTCCGGCGGCGAACCGATCCGGCTCGACTATCGCGGGCTCGCCCCGCTGATCGCCGGCGAAGCGTTCCAGGTGAAGGCGAAGCGGCTCCCGGACGGCACCATCGCCGCCTGGACCGAGGGCGCCGACGGGCGAGTGCGGATGGAGGGCGTGAGCCGGTAA
- a CDS encoding CaiB/BaiF CoA-transferase family protein produces MTNALDGILVVALEQAVAAPLASCRLADAGARVIKLEREEGDFSRGYDDYAGGLSSYFVWINRGKESCRVDLKDKTDLTLVEAMLAEADVFIQNFAPGATDRLGIGSEALRQRHRKLITCDISGYAPGTPHYTKKAYDLLIQAEAGLAAVTGSPDSGPTRIGISIADIATGNAAYAAILEALIRRGRTGEGSRIQLSLFDTIADLMNVPYLTRRYGGIEPPRLGLAHPSIAPYGVFRLADAEVLISIQSEREWQILARDVLGDAGLLEDPRFASNVLRVRNRPGLDAAIQAILITRSYAETAAGLDAARIAYGTVSTMADLIAHPAATALPVPTPNGPIEVLAPPVLVDGQRVPMRAPPGLGEHDEALRREFAAKAARSA; encoded by the coding sequence ATGACCAATGCTCTCGATGGAATCCTGGTGGTGGCGCTGGAGCAGGCGGTGGCTGCTCCGCTGGCGAGCTGCCGGCTCGCCGATGCCGGCGCCCGCGTCATCAAGCTGGAGCGCGAGGAAGGCGATTTCTCGCGCGGCTATGACGATTATGCCGGAGGGCTTTCCTCCTATTTCGTCTGGATCAACCGCGGCAAGGAATCCTGCCGGGTCGACCTCAAGGACAAGACAGACCTCACTTTAGTCGAGGCGATGCTGGCTGAGGCCGACGTCTTCATCCAGAACTTCGCGCCCGGCGCCACCGACCGGCTGGGCATCGGCAGCGAGGCGTTGCGCCAGCGCCACCGCAAGCTGATCACCTGCGACATCTCCGGCTATGCACCGGGCACGCCGCACTACACCAAGAAGGCCTATGACCTGCTGATCCAGGCCGAAGCCGGCCTTGCCGCCGTCACCGGCAGCCCTGACTCCGGCCCAACGCGGATCGGCATCTCCATCGCCGACATCGCCACCGGCAACGCCGCCTATGCCGCGATCCTGGAGGCCTTGATCCGGCGTGGTCGTACCGGCGAAGGCTCGCGCATCCAGCTCTCGCTGTTCGACACCATCGCCGACCTGATGAACGTGCCCTATCTGACGCGGCGCTATGGCGGGATCGAGCCGCCGCGGCTCGGCCTCGCCCATCCCTCGATCGCGCCCTATGGCGTCTTCCGCCTCGCCGATGCCGAGGTGCTGATCTCGATCCAGAGCGAGCGCGAATGGCAGATTTTGGCCCGCGATGTGCTGGGCGATGCCGGCCTGCTCGAAGATCCACGCTTCGCCAGCAATGTGCTGCGCGTGCGCAACCGCCCTGGCCTCGATGCCGCGATCCAGGCGATCCTGATCACCCGCTCTTACGCCGAGACGGCGGCCGGGCTCGATGCGGCCCGCATCGCCTATGGCACGGTCTCGACGATGGCCGATCTGATCGCCCATCCGGCTGCGACCGCCCTGCCCGTCCCGACTCCGAACGGCCCTATCGAAGTGCTGGCGCCGCCGGTGCTGGTCGACGGCCAGCGCGTGCCGATGCGGGCGCCACCTGGCCTCGGTGAACATGATGAAGCGTTGCGCCGCGAATTCGCGGCAAAGGCGGCGCGATCAGCCTGA
- a CDS encoding ABC transporter substrate-binding protein: MKTMKLALAALAGTLLASSALAQDKPKELVVGIATFLSGPASVFGVPGRNAADLLIAEINAKGGVLGVPLKPVYVDEGAGTNQLLSEYRRVVQEQGAQVMLGAISSGSCNALAPVAEDLKVVNVMWDCGTQTIFEDGKWKYSVRTQAHAGAEMMATLLYLMKVKPDFKSVAVVNQDYAWGRESWALLQAGLKALKPDVKVVAELFPKFGAPDFSTEITRLSALRPDVVISTSWGGDLDTFVQQAAARGLLKQSTFVLPLAESSLERLGNVLPEGVIVGSRGDHYWRHPKHKDTPEMQSFVKAYKDKTGVYPIYPTFHMQQALTGLVKAYEKAGAGGKWPSKEEVIAAFEGLEFKSLTGTITIRGDHQGLEDQLLGTTKRVPEYPFAVYDKMALYPGKLVTTPLGEKSLDWFAKVKPDLVTDKSIETFDYAK; encoded by the coding sequence ATGAAGACGATGAAACTGGCGCTGGCCGCGCTGGCCGGCACGCTGCTCGCAAGTTCGGCTTTGGCGCAGGACAAGCCGAAGGAGCTGGTGGTCGGCATCGCCACCTTCCTGTCGGGGCCAGCTTCGGTGTTTGGTGTGCCCGGCCGCAACGCCGCCGACCTCCTGATCGCGGAGATCAATGCCAAGGGCGGCGTGCTCGGCGTGCCCCTGAAGCCGGTCTATGTCGACGAGGGCGCCGGTACCAACCAATTGCTCTCCGAATATCGCCGCGTCGTGCAGGAGCAGGGCGCGCAGGTGATGCTGGGCGCGATCTCGTCCGGCTCCTGCAATGCGCTCGCACCCGTCGCCGAGGACCTCAAGGTCGTCAACGTGATGTGGGATTGCGGCACGCAGACCATCTTCGAGGATGGCAAGTGGAAGTATTCGGTCCGGACGCAGGCTCATGCCGGCGCCGAGATGATGGCGACCTTGCTCTACCTGATGAAGGTCAAACCCGACTTCAAGAGTGTCGCGGTGGTCAACCAGGACTATGCTTGGGGCCGCGAATCCTGGGCTCTGCTGCAGGCCGGCCTCAAGGCGCTGAAGCCCGACGTCAAGGTCGTCGCCGAGCTCTTCCCGAAATTCGGCGCGCCGGATTTCTCGACCGAGATCACAAGGCTGTCGGCGCTGCGGCCCGACGTCGTGATCTCGACCTCCTGGGGCGGAGATCTCGACACCTTCGTCCAGCAGGCGGCGGCGCGCGGCCTGCTGAAGCAGTCGACCTTCGTGCTGCCGCTGGCCGAAAGCTCGCTGGAGCGGCTCGGCAATGTCCTGCCGGAGGGCGTGATCGTCGGCTCGCGCGGCGACCATTACTGGCGCCACCCCAAGCACAAGGACACGCCGGAGATGCAGTCCTTCGTCAAGGCGTACAAGGACAAGACCGGCGTCTATCCGATCTACCCGACCTTCCACATGCAGCAGGCCCTGACCGGCCTTGTGAAAGCCTATGAGAAGGCGGGCGCCGGCGGCAAATGGCCGAGCAAGGAAGAGGTCATCGCCGCCTTCGAGGGGCTGGAGTTCAAGTCGCTCACCGGCACGATCACCATCCGCGGGGATCATCAGGGGCTGGAGGACCAGCTGCTCGGCACCACCAAGCGGGTGCCGGAGTATCCGTTTGCGGTCTACGACAAGATGGCGCTCTACCCCGGCAAGCTCGTGACCACGCCGCTCGGCGAGAAGTCGCTCGACTGGTTCGCCAAGGTGAAGCCCGATCTCGTCACCGACAAGTCGATCGAGACCTTCGACTACGCGAAATAG
- a CDS encoding acyl-CoA dehydrogenase family protein → MTTANDHTDIREAVARLCADFPGEYWRKLDREMAYPAEFVTALTESGFLSALIPEEYGGAGLTLLAAAAIMEEIQRQGCNGGACHAQMYVMGTVLRHGSAEQKQRYLPGIASGELRLQAFGVTEPTSGTDTTALRTTARREGDHYVVNGQKIWTSRAAQSDLMLLLARTTPRDQVQKRTDGLSVFILDMREALENGLTIRPIRTMMNHATTEVFFDNVKVPAANLVGEEGKGFRYILSGMNAERILIAAECVGDAKWFIDKASNYARERQVFGRPIGQNQGIQFPIARAYANMRAAELMVREAISLYEAGENPGAEANMAKLLAADASFEAANACIQTHGGFGFAEEYDIERKFRETRLYQVAPISTNLILSYLAEHVLGMPRSY, encoded by the coding sequence ATGACGACAGCCAACGATCACACCGACATCCGCGAGGCGGTGGCAAGGCTCTGCGCCGACTTCCCCGGCGAGTACTGGCGCAAGCTCGACCGCGAGATGGCCTATCCCGCCGAGTTCGTCACGGCGCTCACCGAAAGCGGCTTCCTCTCGGCGTTGATCCCGGAAGAGTATGGCGGGGCGGGCCTGACCCTTTTGGCCGCGGCGGCGATCATGGAGGAGATCCAGCGCCAGGGCTGCAATGGCGGCGCCTGCCATGCCCAGATGTATGTGATGGGCACGGTGCTGCGCCATGGCAGCGCCGAGCAGAAGCAGCGCTATCTGCCCGGGATCGCCTCAGGCGAGCTGAGGTTGCAGGCCTTTGGCGTCACCGAGCCGACCAGCGGCACCGACACCACCGCTTTGCGCACCACCGCCCGGCGCGAGGGCGACCACTACGTCGTCAACGGCCAGAAGATCTGGACCAGCCGAGCTGCGCAATCGGACCTGATGCTGCTGCTCGCCCGGACCACGCCGCGCGACCAGGTGCAAAAGCGCACCGACGGGCTCTCGGTCTTCATCCTCGACATGCGCGAGGCGCTCGAGAATGGCCTCACCATCCGGCCGATCCGCACGATGATGAACCACGCCACTACCGAGGTCTTCTTCGACAACGTCAAGGTCCCGGCGGCCAACCTCGTCGGCGAGGAGGGCAAGGGCTTCCGCTACATCCTCTCCGGCATGAACGCCGAGCGCATCCTGATCGCGGCCGAATGCGTCGGCGACGCCAAATGGTTCATCGACAAGGCCTCGAACTACGCCAGGGAGCGCCAGGTCTTCGGCCGGCCGATCGGCCAGAACCAGGGCATCCAGTTCCCGATCGCGAGGGCCTACGCCAATATGCGCGCGGCCGAACTGATGGTCCGCGAGGCGATCTCCCTCTACGAGGCCGGGGAGAACCCGGGCGCCGAGGCCAACATGGCCAAGCTGCTGGCGGCCGACGCCTCCTTCGAGGCGGCGAATGCCTGCATCCAGACCCATGGCGGCTTCGGCTTCGCCGAGGAGTACGACATCGAGCGCAAATTCAGGGAGACGCGGCTCTACCAGGTCGCCCCGATCTCGACCAACCTGATCCTGTCCTATCTCGCCGAGCATGTCCTCGGCATGCCGAGGTCGTACTAA